The Pan paniscus chromosome 2, NHGRI_mPanPan1-v2.0_pri, whole genome shotgun sequence genome contains the following window.
ATAGCTtcgtttgtttgttgttgtttccacATAACCGCACTGATCATGCCatacagttaatttttatttgtttatgctaCCTTCTGAGATTGACTTAAGGCTCTAGTTTAATGCAAATGGTTTAGTCTTAAAAGGAGTCTCACGTGAGGCTAAAATCACACACCAATAACTCTCTCCTTTGAAGCTGTTTCTCCTTGTTGGATGGATGTAGTGTCTTGTCTGGGTAATCCATAGAGATATATGGAAACACATACAAGAAGAGTACCCAGGGCAAAGGTGAGTGTTATCTGTAATCCAAACAGCATTACTGAAGCAATGGTGGAAAGGACAATGGCCGCTGCTGCAGAGAAGCCTTTCATGATGTTGTCTGTGTACTTAACCACAACAGAAGTGTAGAGGCCACCAACACTTGCAAGAAAGATGACAAACCAGACGTAATATGTGTAACCATAGAAAaatcctttttctttaatttcagctCCATCTGACAAGTAGACGCCAGCTAATGTCACAATAATCCCTGATAGATACATTTGAATGTTTCTCACCCAAAGAGAAGTATCTGAActctttaaaactttttcaaaatatacTCCTGCAAATCCTGAGCACAATACAGCAATAGCTATAGCGCCAAACCCTAATAATGGATTTTGTTCCACCACAACTTTTGTAGCTTGGGCTGGTTTCCACTGTACAAGCATAACTCCAGCACACAGCATAAAAACTGAAACCCACTGTAATTTGCTGAGTGTCCGGTTTAACATTAAAACAGTGCATAAAGCAGTACACGGAATCTTCAACTGGTAGGTCACCTGGTACACTGCTGCATCCAGATTGCTAAGAGCTAGGAAAGCCATGTTGTTCTGAACAGCATACACTAACGATGGCACACTTAACTTCAACAGTTCCTTGGGGCTCCCCAAGACATTTTCTCTTAAAGACGCTTTGAATCTACCCAGACTACCAGTTTCTTTAGCTAAAATTCCCACACTTAGCAATAACTTTATAACTTCTGTGATACACACGGCTGTGGTTGAAAAGTAGAGTTCTTTGTCTGATGTCCTTGTGTATCTTAAAACTATGGTATAGACTGCAGCCATCAGGGTCATCACTGCCAAGCAGTATAACTTGAATAATAAAGTGACATTGTCTCTCGGGGCAGCCATGGTTCCCCCTGTTAATCTTTAAAACTAAGAGTATTTATGATCCTGATCTTGACATTCAGACatggaataaagaaaattatctgcCCACTCCttgaaagaaaacatgttttcttctcatcttttATATCagaagaattcatttccttggggATCTGATATTTCTTTGTATCATCACATTACCTAGCAAACATCCTTACACAGAATAAGTATGCATCAAATGCTTGTGTtataaaggcattttaaaaaagagtgactttttatacatttttttttttttttgtagctgggGTCCAAACTGCCAGTGCTGAGAGTGTAGTCAAGAACTTATTTTTCCCTTGAGTCTGGGCATAATTCTGGATGTCATCATCAGTCACTGTGCGTTGACTAGAAGCATCAGGGTAGTAGTTAAGAGTATGATCCTCATAGCTAGACTGGCCTAAGGCTAAATCCTGCTTTCTCCATTTCTGTGTAGCCTTTTGCAAGTTACTAAAGGTTCCCATGTCTCAGCAGCCTTACTACAGGATTACTGAGatttaaatgagttaatccaCATAAGGCACTCAGAACATTGCCTAAAACATGGAAAGCACTGACAAATGGTAgccataatcatcatcatcatcatcatcatcattattttataatttttataccaaacaCTGAACTGTGTACACAAAACCTGAGAAGTATCTATAAGCTTTCTCTCTACTTACAAAAAGAGATAAACTTTccccaaaatacagaaaagaatcaGTTTCTTGTGCCATAAAAGGATGCAGAAAAGAGGGagctttttatttcccttttctcaAGCAGACAAACCCTTTTGCCTAAACTTAGTAAAACTGACCAGTCAGATATGACCTCCaaaatttcccttgaaaaccTTCCATGCACCATATTCTTCTGCCTATTCCTGGAGATAGTTACTGATTAGTAATCAGTATCCTATTTAATGAGAAAAGATTTCTCACAGCTTTCTATAACATATCTCACTCTACGAAGTCCAACAGAGCTGGGGTCAGGTCAGAAAAtagttttcatcattttttcccAGCTTGAATTCAAGCATATCCCTTCCTACCAGAGGCAAGCTTGACAAGACAGTGATGCACtgcattttattaattaaattccCTTGATAAATGCATTCCTGGCAGAGGCAATATGATGGATATTTATACATGGATATTTATccttaattttgtgttttgacccataatggacacacacacacacacacacacacacacacacacacacacacatccgtTATCTGATGGCCAAGAGAAGCATATTGCACTCTGTAACCTGACTAGATTATTATTCTCAACCATGTGCTgccacagaaaacagaaaaaatttagGCTTGCAGAAGCGAAAGACTGATCCATGATGTATTTAAGAAGTAAGTAGCCCTACTACATTAATAGAATTCTAATATACCTCATCGAGGCTTATATGGAACTTGTAACAGTATATTCAagagaaattaactcaagatataTAAATTGATTGAATGCTGAACTCTATTGCAGTTATTAGGACTAATTTCCCCCTTCTGAATCTTACACTGATATTTACACCATTTTAATAAGAACCCATTATGAGTCTCATTTTAGGGGAAGGGATTCTATTAAGTGAAAGTAACCACATATGTATCCAAGCAAATGCCAAGTAGAAcaagaaacagattttaaatgGAAGTTAAAATTCGTAACAGTAAAGAAATGGTAATACCTCATATttgtctaattcttttttttaacaaaacattttcaaatacccTGTCTCTTTAGTTTTCATAAAACCCTTTGTTAAAGAAAGATATTTATCTGGAGTTCAGGCCTGACATCCTATGGATTTCTATTGCTGTTTGACAGTAGAATCTTATAAGTTGGGATATTATCAAGGCAACTTTTAAGAATAAACCATGAGAATtgaattagttatttttaaatgttctagaaAAGTCAGTTGGCATTGGCACTAAAGAACATTACATTCCTacaattcttttccttttagaaaacACGACTAATTTGCATGACAGGCCAGGTGGTCCATTTGCATAGATAAGACCAAAGAAAATGTGTGCTACACTCTGGAAGGTTGAGGGACACAGGAGGGAAAGGAATAATACAGAGTGTGCCttttatatttaatcttttatttgcTAGCTCAGGCAAAGTCTAAATGGATCAGTGAGGTCCACAAATCACTTTGATCATTTTTTCTAACACCTGACATCTTTCAAATGAAAAAGatagtatttatattttagatatacttaaaaaagtaaacaataacagaacaaaataatagaaaaatactaTAGAAAAAATAGTTGAATTTAGAAGTATAAGTGTTTTAACTAATCAGAATTTTTTCTTGATTCTATTATACTTACTTTATTCTTCCATTTAAAACATACTATAAATCAGATTTATACCAGTTGCAGAAATAATACTTATTGTTTGCATAAAAAATTGATGGCAATGAATAGGAAAATAATTCAAGCTTCTTATAATAAAGCTGATACAATTGTTCCACCTTCCTAAAATGGACCCTAGGAAATGATAatacaaaatgtaatataaactgcaatcaaaattgaaaaatgtaaaCTGTAATATGCTATTCACAAAGCAtacatttatatactatataaaaaacaacaaaaatctaaattacaaaaaataagcaatgaggcaGAACTTtggaaagaattcaaaataaaacaattatttagaaATGAAGACTAAACTTAAAAAGAATACAAGAGAAATGAACATAATAAGTAATGCCTTATTTTAAGTAGAaggtcaaaataaatgaatagagatAAATAGGATTAACAGAAAGTGATGATTATTGAAGATAGAGAAGATTCAAGGAACAAATAATAGGAAATCCTGAAGAAAACAAACCAAGGATATAAGACAAATACTAAAGACTGAGTTCTAAGAAAAATTTTCAGAAACtttaaagataaatttgaaaTTACATACCTCATATGTACATACTGAACATCTTTTACCTGAGACACCAAGACATATTCTAGGAAAATTACTagactttaaagaaaaagaaaaaagtctttggatattaaggtaaaatgaacaaaggaaagaaattctggttcttttcagacttttttgGTGCAATGCTTTATGCCAGAAGAAAGGAAGTACCTTATTTATGCTactcaatgaaagaaaatttgaacTGAGGATTGTATATTCAACAAAATTTACTTTCAAACATAAACGTATCCATTCTCTGTCAGGCCTGTGAGCCCAGGCTAAGCCATCATGTCCGCTGTGACCttcacgtacacatccagatggccggttcctgccttaactgatgacattctaccacaaaagatgtgaaaatggcctgttcctgccttaactgatgacattatcttgtgaaattccttctcctggctcaaaagctccccaaCTGAGCAcattgtgacccccactcctgcccgccacagaacaaccccctttgactgtaattttcctttacctacccaaatcttataaaacggccccacccctatctccctttgctgactctctttttggactcagcctgcctgcacccaggtgaaataaacagccctgttgctcacacaaagcctgcttggtggtctcttcacatggacgcgagtgaacgctatctgatttggataaagaaaaaggagcattaaccttgactatgcctttagcttcagccacccttttaagaggaaattgctgggcaggtgggggagggctagtcatggaacAAAACTGTAAGTGGTACCAGGTGGAGGAACAGAGgttgaggaagaattgggacctagctcggcctggcgaggaggggagaggtcagatgggtctgtagagaaggaagattagaaagactcagcgacgcttggggttgggactgaggggacaggcaggagggaaagaaggaagatttgggatgaatCGCATTGGGAACAGAAAGtagggagggactgatgtgtaaaagaatgcctggaggtcaggcacctcagaccacttgcccattttacaacaagaattatttagatcttgtaggatggaagaattgaaagtgccattttctggctatttggaaccactgtcgagtttgtattgtggtcaagtggcattgcagaagaacataggcatttaggttttaggtcaggtgtgagttgaagagattttaagtttttaagaacgcaggctaagggagaagaagggggaatggagggCGGAAgattgcccatagtgaaggaggcaagcccagagaaaagagagagtagagacaaggagagaaggggtggggggttcttgccccccagaaaagcagagaaggggtctgggcatggaaataagggggtagggtgcagagataagaggttggggcacagaaataagggatcagggcacagagataagaggttggggtgtggaaataagagATCGGGGgattcttgccccccagaaaagcagagaaggggtagagacagggagagaaggggttggggttgttgctcctcccccagaaaagcgggacttgccccTAAGGgtgaaagaccaaggcaggcgtccctgcgtggtcagacacctctgaaatgtgggtgaataatcagagaggtgtccctgcaatgattaaacaccaaaggAAGGCTGCCTTCCTGAGTCCATGAccagcgccggagttttgggtccacggataaaacgtgtctcctttgtctctactagaaaattaaaggaattgaaattaagagaagggagagattgaagtgtggcgccaagattgaatggagaaagtggttgagggatagtgagagaggttgcagaagagagtaagaagaggctgcttacctgatttaaaattggtgagatgttccttgggctggtgggtctgaggacctgaggtcgtaggtggatctttctcatggagcaaaatgcaagaggacaggggattgatctcccaagggaggtccccccatccgagtcacagcaccaaatttcacCTGTGCCCCTctaaagagaccaccaaacaggctttgtgtgagcaacaaggctgtttatttcacctgggttcaggcgggctgactctcttttcggactcagcccacctgcacccaggtgaaataaacagccttgttgctcacacaaagcctgtttggtggtctctttacACAGACGTGAGTGAAATTCTCAAAATGCAGAAATTTAAGGAACAATGTTTCTTTGAGCTCCTTCTGAGGAATCTACTAATGAACAGCTTCagtcaacaaaaataattagAGACACTGACTGGTGGTGAACATTATACACTCACATGTAGACTTAAGAGTAGCTAGTGGTTAAAAGAGATGAAGTATAATACATAACAGCTACATGCTCTGACAATGTAGACATAGTATGACtattagaaatagaaaatgaggaCCATgaatacaacaaaaatatttaactctTTTCAGTCAGTATATTGGTGGTGGTAGTATTGTTATTCTAAGCAGTTAACATATAAAGTGGATGAAACAACTGAATAATTCCATCATCCTCTGAGCCCCTATAATTAATGatactgaaaaaaacaaatggaagaaaggaagaaaaaggaagaaagggaaagtgtaatagaaagagagaggggaaaggggaaaaaattattCATCTTAGGAGGATAAcaggaaacaagaaaacaaatttattgagAAAACTAGTATAAATTATCCTTGGCAAACATTCTGGAGAAGTTTCACCCTTGGCATCCTAGGCCTACACCCTAGGCTTAGTCTACTTTCTAGAGGACGTGAACTAAAGCCTCcctcactctttttttattttttattttttgctctgtcacccagactggagtgcagtggcatgatcttggctcatggcagcctcaccCTTTCAGGCTCTaatgatcctcccagctcagtctcccaagtagctaggattacaggcatgtaccaccatgcctggctaatttttgtttgtttgtttgtttgtttgtagagatggggtttccccaggTTGCCCAGTCttctctggaactcctgagctcaagcaatttgcccacctcagcctctcatagtgctagggttacaggcatgacccactgtaaCCAGCTTAAAGCCACTTCTTATTTAgttctcacaacaatcccataaaataattattattatctctattttacaggtgaCAAAAATGAAGCTTCAAGAggctaaattattttcataaactcTCACTGCTAGTAAACTTAGCTATATTTTAAATCCAGTTCTTTTCAACTAAAGCTCAGTGATTTTATTATGGCACATatgcacaaaaacacaaaatacaagaGGAATGAAAAGACTGCTTTCACAGTTCCTCCAGTAATTTCCACTGActcaaattttttaatttgtattaaggtgtaaaatacatatgtaaatgtatagctcaataattttacaaatttggtgcataaatatatatggctacatggatatatatatggattacataagtatatatgtgcaaatatatatatttggggagAATGTTGACTGTGAGGGGCCATGACAGCCTACTGAGATGCTTAACAGTAATACATCAATAATtacatggatatatatggattacataaatatacatatatggattacataaatatatattcattttgtgcatatatatggctacatgcatatatatatatatatgggttacataaatatatatatgtgcaaatatatatatttggggagAATGTTGACTGTGAGGGGCCATGACAGCCTACTGAGATGCTTACAATTTTCAGTACTGCATCAATaattacatggatatatatatatatatatatgaattacatgaatgtacatatatattaattacataatgacatatatattaattacatgaatatacatatatattaattacataaaCACGTATATATGAATtacatgaatatacatatatatatatatctccatgtaATTATTGATGCAATACTGGAAATTTTAAGCATCTCAGTAGGCTCTCATGGCCCCTCACAGTCAACATTCTCCCCAAAGCTAACCTAACTTCtctcaaaaatatacattttgattCTTCATGTGCTTTATAAAAATGGTATTAATTACATGCTCTattttgtctggcttattttgctcaACATTGCATCTTTGAGATTCATCCTTGTAGTTGCATCTATGTAGTAGTATCCATGGATTTAGTCGAGTTTGTTATTTTCCATTgatgtattctattgtatgaatatgccatcatatatttatccatttttctgttgatagacatttaaattgtttccatttgaaactattgtgaataaagcagtaataaacattcttttgtatGAATTTTGATGATCATAAGCACTCACTTTTCTTGGGGACATTCCCATGGTACGGTTTATGGATATTCTCAGCTTTAGTCAAAGCTGTAGTATTTTTATAATCTAAACAATTCTCTGTTTGGCCCAAATCACTACAGTCTCTTAAAGGCATTTGACTTGCTTCCCGTTGTAGGAAAACTTCAAACTTCTTACAGGCAAGTAGGAAAAGCCCTGGCTGTACTTTTTGCTGACTACTTTTCCAGGTTTATCTATTGCACTACTGGCGTTAAACTTTACTCACTGAAAAGAGAACTACTTGAAATTCCTTATGCTGTTACCACACTCACATCATTGCTAGCGCTGAGCCTTTCGCCTAGAGAGTTGTTCCCCTCAGTGATCACTTTGTCACATCCTGTTCATCCCTAAAGATGTATTCATGCTTCTTACTATTCTATCATACTGCAAGGTCTTTCAGAATAttcttttattcatctttatattcctAATCTCCAGCGTAATATCTGATACActgtaaaataaatgaacaaatttttCTGGGAAACATTCAGAATCAGATAATTTGAAACAAAGATATCTTGcctaaaattacaaatatattgtACCAGCTCTCTCCCCTAATTCTGACCCTAACAGCATGACTCATCTCTCAAGATATGATAGAAgattaaataaagagaaaattaaataaaacattaaatagaCTAAATGTGAATATCTTAAATCTCTAAGATTCATCTATAAGGATATTCAAAGTTTACAATTACTCATTTTGAgcacaaatacaaaattaaaagtcTTAAATTGCTCTGTACAACTTTCCATGATCTTAATAATTTCAAGATGATGTTCCAAATGGAGCTTCCATAACAAAgactataaatattatattttcataatttaggATTACGATTTCTGTACATCCATAAAAATTGATCTGGAACTAGATTGTACATCTGGAAACATTTTGTAAACTGGATTAGAACCTCATGAGAAATC
Protein-coding sequences here:
- the LOC100977556 gene encoding CMP-sialic acid transporter-like, which codes for MAAPRDNVTLLFKLYCLAVMTLMAAVYTIVLRYTRTSDKELYFSTTAVCITEVIKLLLSVGILAKETGSLGRFKASLRENVLGSPKELLKLSVPSLVYAVQNNMAFLALSNLDAAVYQVTYQLKIPCTALCTVLMLNRTLSKLQWVSVFMLCAGVMLVQWKPAQATKVVVEQNPLLGFGAIAIAVLCSGFAGVYFEKVLKSSDTSLWVRNIQMYLSGIIVTLAGVYLSDGAEIKEKGFFYGYTYYVWFVIFLASVGGLYTSVVVKYTDNIMKGFSAAAAIVLSTIASVMLFGLQITLTFALGTLLVCVSIYLYGLPRQDTTSIQQGETASKERVIGV